From one Scophthalmus maximus strain ysfricsl-2021 chromosome 19, ASM2237912v1, whole genome shotgun sequence genomic stretch:
- the setbp1 gene encoding SET-binding protein has protein sequence MEPRDLVGSARPKEVELQGGRVGPNEEAREGARGIGLACSDDVISGAISEGEGLEEQGEGLLEEQEFSIKEASFQEGSLKLKIQTTKRTKKPPKNLENYICPPEIRMTIRPPVGEGKAGRQGRTGGGAGAGRGQKDEERGPPRKRTYERQFRMPEQREGGLLQLLGDHTPPKHQHRSSLLPAHTLMHTQQSQHALTQQFQHTHAHQHQINPDWITSTAPSVSPANPADSEPSRELSGASRSTLLDPAQPFLRAASQSPSPQRSLTPDLQLPVVTDASILNLTSLSRGRGLQEVSEQLFGNIKRKYGRKDSQRMLCNPHSADSPWGRQTEKGSECPNNSDERQRYRKEETVERFHEDREERRKEDRERAIAGRKGDEEDRGMHMLTEEVKGRKRRRRPSFDQSFSVEEQSQQRQDSDNTEKHQPGPPEPKVAHKMESHKNDCRLTSQADVCAERIEKAERADKGDKREKGERADRAERGDAVTSRPDPESTFSVNRMKKNPVGRPRISTDTLKHRESTHNLIHKPSLNINPRLPSPNPSPSPRGSISPSPSPKSRANISPSLSPRPRLALSPSPSRSTGSTASSRPTKAKDRWSYLKAKSHASLTSPQRDNRGSLLTLTDPPSAFPITPSSPLYANTDSLTVHAPIKRKRGRPKKQPLLTVETIHEGTSTSPPSPLAQETSAGLNSRKKTHTLNTLVQMASTTTSANSNNLKLKRGRGHSRPVNKMKLGKMQSILNEILSVSSQNGSLPLKSSSAPVTSAMSAMASTIEARLGKQINVSKRGTIYIGKKRGRKPRAETQGSNLNKTTRDKHPLSVSTASLYESPVVPSTTLSPSPSALSIRASHSDTTMPSLQPISALPSKPAIRGFLSGGWKLSPPRLLANSPSHLSEVASVKEVTLSPISESHSEETIPSDSGIGTDNNSTSDQTEKGPNSRRRYSFDLCGFEAVEAAALEASNRGSRTRCERQVTAVDSFLSQQEKKQKHHRRKRKCVQSRDHLHFLSELEEVVVKLQQLRVSHRRYACFPQHPYPSIFRLNFHHYYPVTYDSYSCDSSSYLRRSAELKAKRRRGRPAKASEPITSKLPFVQGYSYPLAGANFYAAPYAMPYAPPLSLGYFPPAPQFYLPHHSLGPAPPSPFMRPAVPPPKAFHSSGHSKLQAGAKLRSTSGPLQGPSVRGEGLGSLGSGSAGGLAGVRLHKRKHKHKHKHKDEPLLSPRDRQELGGLFSGAKTTARLSMLSDRRDLSSQGSSKLLEKQRGIGRGSSLGSSLGMFESDQLSTHSLADSQLHSRQTGQPINSFMSSYSSQSQRSELASDLFLGSREDECGRSRKTRLAVFGDQGLMSFQTARQEPGQMNKCSSPSLTGVPNKRRYKRREVEQIQKDVRRMHSLNFEHVQKILRAKRLQRQAKTGNNVVKRRPGRPRKQPLVESEPTRRREEDRADGRILDMMVSRRGDGRTLGMPVLERCDDLPGRQGLRPNLTPEPLEFSNHDSISATIETVVHQARSVAPLARGAKRRGRGHSRDELWAPSSQ, from the exons ACATACGAGCGCCAGTTCAGAATgcctgagcagagagagggaggcctgCTGCAACTACTAGGGGATCACACTCCGCCCAAACACCAGCATCGCAGCTCCCTCcttccagcacacacactcatgcacacacagcaatCACAGCACGCCCTCACGCAACAATTCCAGCACACTCATGCACACCAACACCAAATCAATCCGGACTGGATCACGTCTACAGCACCTTCTGTGTCCCCGGCGAATCCTGCAGATTCTGAGCCATCCAGAGAGCTTTCAGGAGCCAGTAGGAGCACTTTGCTCGACCCCGCCCAACCTTTCCTGCGAGCAGCGTCACAAAGCCCCTCACCTCAGAGATCCCTGACTCCGGACCTGCAGTTGCCCGTGGTTACAGATGCCAGTATTCTCAACCTGACCTCTCTCAGCAG GGGGAGGGGTTTGCAAGAGGTCAGCGAACAGCTCTTTGGAAACATAAAGAGGAAGTACGGCAGGAAAGACTCCCAGAGGATGCTCTGTAACCCCCACAGCGCTGATTCACCGtggggaagacagacagagaaaggatCGGAGTGCCCAAACAATTCAGACGAGAGGCAGAGGTACAGGAAAGAGGAGACAGTTGAGCGGTTCCatgaagacagagaggaaaggagaaaagaggacagagagagagcaattgctgggaggaaaggagatgaagaagacagagggatgCACATGCTGACCGAAGAAgtgaagggaagaaagagacggaggaggccTTCTTTTGACCAGTCATTTTCTGTAGAGGAGCAATCACAGCAACGGCAAGACTCTGACAATACAGAAAAGCACCAGCCTGGCCCGCCCGAACCTAAAGTAGCACATAAAATGGAGTCTCACAAAAATGATTGTCGTCTCACAAGTCAGGCTGATGTCTGTGCAGAGAGGATAGAAAAAGCTGAGAGAGCAGATAAAGGcgataaaagagaaaaaggagagagggcaGACAGGGCAGAAAGAGGAGACGCAGTTACAAGCAGACCTGACCCAGAGTCAACTTTCAGTGtaaacagaatgaaaaagaaCCCCGTGGGTCGTCCTAGAATCAGCACAGACACCCTTAAACACAGAGAATCTACTCACAATCTTATCCACAAACCCAGTCTTAACATAAACCCCAGACTCCCTAGCCCAAATCCCAGTCCCAGTCCCAGGGGAAGCATCAGCCCTAGCCCAAGCCCTAAATCCAGAGCTAACATTAGCCCCAGTCTCAGCCCTAGACCCAGGTTGGCCCTTAGTCCTAGCCCCAGTCGCAGCACAGGCTCCACGGCCAGTTCCAGACCAACCAAGGCCAAGGACAGGTGGTCCTACCTGAAAGCTAAAAGCCATGCCAGCCTCACGTCACCCCAGAGAGACAACCGGGGTAGCCTGTTGACCCTAACCGACCCTCCTTCAGCCTTTCCCATCACCCCCTCCAGCCCCCTTTACGCCAACACTGACAGCCTGACCGTCCACGCACCCATAAAGAGGAAACGAGGACGCCCCAAGAAACAGCCACTCTTAACAGTGGAGACCATCCACGAGGGCACCTCTACGTCTCCTCCAAGCCCTCTGGCACAGGAAACATCAGCAGGGCTAAATAGTAggaagaagacacacacactgaacacattaGTGCAAATGGCATCCACGACCACCAGTGCCAATTCTAACAATCTGAAACTAAAGCGTGGTAGGGGCCACTCCAGGCCGGTGAATAAGATGAAGCTTGGGAAAATGCAGAGCATCCTGAATGAGATCCTTTCTGTTTCCAGTCAGAATGGCAGTCTGCCTCTGAAGTCATCTTCCGCCCCTGTCACCTCAGCAATGAGTGCCATGGCATCCACCATTGAGGCTCGGCTCGGAAAACAGATAAATGTTAGCAAGAGAGGAACAATCTACATTGGTAAGAAGAGAGGGCGGAAACCTAGAGCAGAAACCCAAGGCTCCAACCTCAACAAAACCACTAGGGACAAGCaccccctgtctgtctccacagcCAGTCTCTATGAGAGCCCTGTAGTGCCTTCGACCACCTTGTCTCCCAGCCCCAGTGCTCTATCCATAAGAGCCAGCCACTCTGATACCACTATGCCCAGTTTGCAGCCCATCTCAGCCCTGCCCTCAAAGCCGGCAATCAGGGGCTTCCTTTCTGGAGGGTGGAAGCTGTCGCCTCCACGCCTTCTGGCAAATTCACCCTCCCACCTGTCAGAGGTGGCATCAGTGAAGGAGGTGACCCTGTCCCCCATCAGTGAGTCCCATAGCGAGGAAACTATTCCCAGTGACAGTGGGATAGGGACCGATAACAACAGCACCTCAGATCAAACTGAGAAGGGTCCTAACTCTCGACGCAG GTACTCATTTGATCTGTGTGGGTTTGAGGCTGTGGAGGCAGCAGCTCTGGAGGCATCCAACAGGGGCAGCAGAACACGCTGTGAACGACAGGTAACTGCTGTTGACAGCTTcctgtcacagcaggaaaaaaagcaaaaacatcatCGGCGGAAGAGGAAGTGCGTACAGAGCCGGGATcatcttcactttctctctgaaCTTGAGGAG GTTGTGGTAAAGCTCCAGCAGCTACGAGTGTCTCACAGACGATACGCCTGCTTCCCCCAGCACCCCTACCCCTCCATCTTTCGCCTCAACTTCCATCATTACTACCCAGTTACCTATGATTCCTACTCCTGTGACTCCAGCTCGTACCTCCGCAGGAGTGCTGAACTGAAGGCTAAGAGGAGACGCGGCCGTCCAGCCAAAGCCAGCGAGCCAATCACATCGAAACTGCCTTTTGTTCAAGGATATAGTTATCCGCTGGCAGGGGCAAATTTCTATGCAGCACCGTATGCGATGCCTTACGCACCTCCTCTAAGTCTTGGCTACTTTCCCCCTGCTCCCCAATTTTACCTGCCCCACCACTCGCTAGGACCTGCACCTCCTTCTCCCTTCATGAGGCCTGCTGTCCCCCCTCCCAAGGCTTTTCACTCCAGTGGACACTCCAAGCTCCAGGCAGGGGCCAAGCTTCGCAGCACTAGTGGCCCACTCCAGGGGCCCTCCGTAAGAGGAGAGGGCCTTGGCTCCCTGGGCAGTGGCAGTGCAGGTGGTCTTGCAGGGGTTCGCCTCCATAAGAGgaagcacaagcacaagcatAAGCACAAAGATGAACCCCTCCTTTCACCGCGAGACCGGCAGGAGCTGGGTGGGCTCTTCAGTGGAGCGAAGACCACTGCACGTCTCAGCATGTTGAGTGACAGGAGGGACTTGTCCAGTCAGGGCTCTTCCAAGCTTCTGGAGAAGCAGAGGGGCATTGGTAGAGGCTCAAGCCTGGGATCCAGCTTAGGGATGTTTGAGTCAGACCAGCTGTCCACACACTCTCTTGCTGACAGCCAATTACACTCCCGTCAGACTGGACAGCCTATAAACAGCTTCATGAGCAGCTACAGTAGCCAATCGCAACGATCAGAGTTAGCCTCTGATCTCTTTCTGGGGTCACGGGAGGACGAGTGTGGGAGGAGCAGAAAGACGAGGCTCGCTGTGTTTGGAGATCAGGGCTTAATGTCATTCCAAACTGCCAGGCAGGAGCCAGGACAGATGAACAAGTGCTCCAGTCCCTCCCTCACTG GTGTTCCCAACAAACGGAGGTATAAACGTCGCGAGGTGGAACAGATCCAGAAGGATGTCAGGAGAATGCATTCTTTGAACTTTGAGCATGTGCAGAAGATCCTCCGTGCCAAGCGCTTGCAGCGACAAgctaaaacaggaaataatgtCGTCAAAAGACGGCCTGGGCGGCCCCGAAAACAACCCCTGGTGGAATCTGAGCCGAccagaaggagggaggaagatcGTGCTGATGGTCGGATTTTGGACATGATGGTCAGTAGGAGAGGTGATGGAAGGACTCTGGGGATGCCTGTCCTGGAGAGGTGTGATGACTTGCCAGGTAGGCAGGGCCTCAGGCCAAACCTGACTCCCGAGCCTCTCGAGTTCTCCAACCACGATTCCATCTCTGCAACGATCGAGACAGTGGTGCATCAAGCGCGGTCAGTGGCTCCGCTGGCCAGAGGGGCGAAACGCAGAGGCAGGGGCCACAGCAGGGATGAACTATGGGCTCCGTCCAGTCAGTAG